The proteins below are encoded in one region of Pseudomonas sp. SCB32:
- a CDS encoding DUF3094 domain-containing protein, whose protein sequence is MPSRLSPEDQQKVDQYLSSPVHQVERAPFKPWLMMGALLAVVIGLGLLSRLLAYLA, encoded by the coding sequence ATGCCCAGTCGCTTGAGCCCCGAAGACCAGCAGAAGGTCGATCAGTACCTCAGCTCTCCCGTCCACCAGGTCGAACGCGCGCCGTTCAAACCCTGGCTGATGATGGGAGCCTTGCTCGCTGTGGTCATCGGCCTGGGCCTGCTGAGCCGCCTCCTGGCCTACCTTGCGTGA